One Kitasatospora sp. MAP12-44 DNA segment encodes these proteins:
- a CDS encoding DUF2530 domain-containing protein, whose amino-acid sequence MPKTPLRPSPPPLEANDVAIVAGGTALWFLAFLVTLPLHSTLQAHGHGNWPWICLSGGLLGLIGVWYTRARRAAILRSRADQAAGQDTPTGPAQA is encoded by the coding sequence GTGCCGAAGACCCCACTGCGCCCGTCCCCCCCACCGCTCGAAGCCAACGACGTCGCGATCGTCGCCGGCGGCACGGCGCTCTGGTTCCTGGCCTTCCTCGTGACGCTCCCGCTGCACTCCACGCTGCAGGCCCACGGGCACGGCAACTGGCCGTGGATCTGCCTCAGCGGCGGCCTGCTCGGGCTGATCGGCGTCTGGTACACCCGGGCCCGCCGGGCCGCCATCCTGCGCAGCCGGGCCGATCAGGCCGCCGGGCAGGACACGCCGACGGGCCCCGCGCAGGCCTGA
- a CDS encoding NCS2 family permease, with the protein MPSVAQPTSPSPEPSRPGPHPAAGVLDRYFKISQRGSTFAREVRGGVATFFTMAYILVLNPIILSSAVDMDGRHLNAGQLVTATALTAGLTTLLMGVIGNVPIGLAAGLGVNTIVALQLAPKMTWPDAMGMVVLAGFAIMLLVATGLRERVMNAVPLGLRKAIAIGIGLFITLVGVVDAGFVSRIPDAAHTTVPLELGSTGHLVQWPVLVFILGLLLTLVLLVRKVPGAILISIVVMTLIAVVIERVATIPADAWGLTVPKWPGNPVSAPDFSLVGKVSLFGGFHQVGLVTGVLFVFTVLMSSFFDAMGTILGVADEAHLLDANGDLPGMSRVLMVDGIATALGGATSSSANTCFVESTSGVGEGARTGFASLVTGALFLVSLFLTPLATMVPAQAATPALVTVGFLILANSIRAIDWDDYTIAIPAFLTMVLMPFTYSITNGIGMGFITFCVLRLATGRGKSVPVPLYVVAAVFAFYYMMPALHLT; encoded by the coding sequence ATGCCATCCGTGGCCCAGCCGACCTCACCGTCGCCCGAGCCCAGCCGGCCCGGCCCCCACCCGGCCGCCGGCGTCCTGGACCGCTACTTCAAGATCTCGCAGCGCGGTTCCACCTTCGCCCGGGAGGTCCGCGGCGGCGTCGCCACCTTCTTCACCATGGCCTACATCCTGGTGCTGAACCCGATCATCCTGTCCAGCGCGGTGGACATGGACGGCCGCCACCTGAACGCCGGGCAGCTGGTCACCGCGACCGCGCTGACCGCCGGACTCACCACGCTGCTGATGGGCGTGATCGGCAACGTCCCGATCGGCCTGGCCGCCGGCCTCGGCGTCAACACCATCGTGGCGCTCCAGCTGGCCCCCAAGATGACCTGGCCGGACGCCATGGGCATGGTGGTGCTGGCCGGCTTCGCGATCATGCTCCTGGTCGCCACCGGGCTGCGCGAACGCGTGATGAACGCCGTGCCGCTCGGCCTGCGCAAGGCCATCGCGATCGGGATCGGCCTCTTCATCACGCTGGTCGGCGTGGTCGACGCCGGCTTCGTCAGCCGCATCCCGGACGCCGCGCACACCACCGTCCCGCTGGAACTCGGCTCCACCGGTCACCTGGTCCAGTGGCCGGTGCTGGTCTTCATCCTCGGCCTGCTGCTCACCCTGGTGCTGCTGGTCCGCAAGGTGCCCGGCGCGATCCTGATCTCCATCGTGGTGATGACGCTGATCGCGGTGGTCATCGAGCGGGTCGCCACCATCCCGGCCGACGCGTGGGGGCTGACGGTGCCCAAGTGGCCCGGCAACCCGGTCTCGGCGCCGGACTTCTCGCTGGTCGGCAAGGTCAGCCTGTTCGGCGGGTTCCACCAGGTCGGCTTGGTCACCGGCGTGCTGTTCGTCTTCACCGTGCTGATGTCGAGCTTCTTCGACGCGATGGGCACCATCCTCGGCGTCGCCGACGAGGCCCACCTGCTGGACGCGAACGGCGACCTGCCGGGCATGAGCCGGGTCCTGATGGTGGACGGCATCGCCACCGCACTGGGCGGCGCGACCTCGTCCTCGGCGAACACCTGCTTCGTCGAGTCGACCTCGGGCGTCGGCGAGGGCGCGCGGACGGGCTTCGCCAGCCTGGTCACCGGCGCGCTCTTCCTGGTCTCGCTCTTCCTCACCCCGCTGGCCACCATGGTCCCCGCGCAGGCCGCCACCCCGGCCCTGGTCACGGTCGGCTTCCTGATCCTGGCCAACTCGATCCGGGCGATCGACTGGGACGACTACACCATCGCGATCCCGGCGTTCCTGACCATGGTGCTGATGCCGTTCACGTACTCGATCACCAACGGCATCGGGATGGGCTTCATCACCTTCTGCGTCCTGCGCCTGGCCACCGGCCGCGGCAAGAGCGTCCCGGTCCCGCTGTACGTGGTGGCGGCGGTGTTCGCCTTCTACTACATGATGCCCGCCCTGCACCTGACCTGA
- a CDS encoding cytochrome P450, translated as MNAVIFDPAPQLALPAPRGVCPFDPPPAYQQAHREDPILRVTLWDSSVCHLLTGHQQVRAALVDRRFSSDARNPGFPYLTPGRQGQPADKPNLQRLDGPEHARQRKMLTSDFLPKRIDAMRPEIQRIVDDAIDRMVAHGGPVDLVSEFALPVPLLVICLLLGVPYSDSGFFAEQTHALTDDTAGPEQVRGAGEALMGYLIALAARKREEPDDGIISRLAERGDLSLPEVASTGMLMLVAGHETTASMIGLSTLALLRHPEQAARLRADASATKGAVEELLRYLTVVNSGLPRVATEDVEIDGTLIRAGEGVICMLSTANRDEALFQRADEIDLARDAKRHLAFGFGAHQCLGQSLARAELQIALETLFRRLPGLRLATPYEGIGYRDQMMIFGVQELPVSW; from the coding sequence ATGAACGCCGTCATCTTCGACCCGGCACCCCAGTTGGCACTCCCCGCTCCCCGGGGTGTCTGCCCGTTCGATCCGCCGCCCGCCTATCAGCAGGCCCACCGCGAGGATCCGATCCTGCGGGTGACGCTGTGGGACAGTTCGGTCTGCCATCTGCTCACCGGCCACCAGCAGGTCCGCGCCGCGCTGGTGGACCGCCGGTTCAGCTCGGACGCGCGCAACCCCGGGTTCCCGTACCTGACGCCCGGGCGGCAGGGCCAACCGGCCGACAAGCCCAACCTCCAGCGGCTGGACGGACCCGAACACGCCCGCCAGCGCAAGATGTTGACCAGCGACTTCCTGCCCAAGCGGATCGACGCGATGCGCCCGGAGATTCAGCGGATCGTCGACGATGCGATCGACCGGATGGTCGCGCACGGCGGTCCGGTCGACCTGGTTTCCGAATTCGCGCTTCCGGTACCGCTGCTGGTGATTTGCCTGCTGTTAGGGGTGCCGTATTCCGACAGCGGTTTCTTTGCCGAGCAGACGCACGCGCTGACCGACGACACGGCCGGACCCGAGCAGGTCAGGGGCGCCGGTGAGGCGTTGATGGGATATCTGATCGCGTTGGCCGCGCGGAAACGTGAGGAACCCGACGACGGCATTATCAGCCGACTGGCGGAACGCGGAGATCTGAGCCTGCCCGAGGTCGCCTCCACCGGGATGCTGATGCTGGTCGCGGGGCACGAGACGACCGCCAGCATGATCGGGCTCTCCACGCTGGCCCTGCTGCGTCACCCCGAGCAGGCCGCGCGGCTGCGGGCGGACGCGTCGGCGACCAAGGGCGCGGTCGAGGAGCTGCTGCGCTACCTGACGGTGGTCAACTCCGGGCTGCCGCGGGTGGCGACCGAGGACGTCGAGATCGACGGGACGCTGATCCGGGCGGGGGAGGGCGTGATCTGCATGCTGTCCACGGCCAACCGGGACGAGGCGCTGTTCCAGCGCGCGGACGAGATCGACCTCGCGCGGGACGCCAAGCGGCACCTGGCCTTCGGCTTCGGGGCGCACCAGTGCCTGGGGCAGTCGCTGGCCCGGGCCGAGCTGCAGATCGCGCTGGAAACGCTGTTCCGGCGGCTGCCCGGGCTGCGGCTGGCGACGCCGTACGAGGGGATCGGCTATCGCGACCAGATGATGATCTTCGGGGTGCAGGAACTGCCGGTCAGCTGGTGA
- a CDS encoding DUF5994 family protein: protein MLPKYSPQSHHAPGRRHWSPLLPLPSRPRLSLEATLSRDGMFDGAWWPRSRDIQAELPGLITALTAHLGPIARVGLDTGSWDAVPRTLMVDGLAVHVGRFSASGDTISVTRGLQDHFLLLVVPPWADPDEAATAMAAAARTGNRGTAAQLLAPPVLCLAEPL from the coding sequence ATGTTGCCGAAGTACAGTCCGCAGTCACACCACGCACCCGGCCGCCGGCACTGGTCGCCGCTCCTCCCGCTGCCGTCGCGCCCCCGGCTGAGCCTGGAGGCGACGCTCTCCAGGGACGGCATGTTCGACGGCGCCTGGTGGCCCCGCTCGCGCGACATCCAGGCCGAACTCCCGGGCCTGATCACCGCGTTGACAGCACACCTGGGCCCGATCGCCCGGGTCGGCCTGGACACCGGGTCCTGGGACGCCGTGCCACGCACGCTGATGGTCGACGGGCTTGCCGTGCACGTCGGACGGTTCTCCGCGAGCGGCGACACCATCAGCGTGACCCGCGGCCTGCAGGACCACTTCCTGCTCCTGGTCGTTCCCCCGTGGGCCGACCCGGACGAGGCGGCCACCGCGATGGCCGCGGCTGCCCGTACGGGCAACCGCGGCACTGCGGCTCAGCTGCTCGCGCCGCCCGTCCTCTGCCTGGCCGAGCCGCTCTGA
- a CDS encoding histone deacetylase: MHLERLTCYLAGGRPPGGAHVNPGCRDPRPPRRNVPIVLPGRLYFALESRVWTGGMAFYDPYADDQTPARAYLLTVGQLSDLAAQEMRRPTGQDLDLGAVLATGRDEFGPGRYETLIRTGTLDGLPVLTLTAPDHRADVPLNPPAARYLRQIAAGLADAHGWHPERSAAYLATRPGAAGSWTPSTVLAALADGDRPEARRPSA, translated from the coding sequence ATGCATCTCGAGCGCCTGACCTGCTACCTCGCCGGTGGCCGCCCGCCCGGCGGGGCGCACGTGAACCCGGGGTGCCGCGACCCGCGCCCGCCCCGCCGGAACGTGCCGATCGTGCTGCCCGGCCGGCTGTACTTCGCGCTGGAGTCGCGCGTCTGGACCGGCGGCATGGCCTTCTACGACCCGTACGCCGACGACCAGACGCCCGCCCGCGCCTATCTGCTCACCGTCGGCCAGCTCTCCGACCTCGCCGCCCAGGAGATGCGCCGGCCCACCGGCCAGGACCTCGACCTCGGCGCCGTCCTCGCCACCGGCCGCGACGAGTTCGGCCCGGGCCGCTACGAAACCCTGATCCGCACGGGCACGCTGGACGGCCTGCCGGTCCTGACCCTCACCGCCCCCGACCACCGCGCCGACGTCCCCCTCAACCCACCCGCCGCCCGCTATCTGCGCCAGATCGCGGCGGGCCTGGCCGACGCGCACGGTTGGCACCCGGAACGCAGCGCCGCCTACCTCGCCACCCGCCCGGGCGCCGCGGGCAGTTGGACGCCGTCGACCGTCCTCGCGGCACTGGCCGACGGGGACCGGCCGGAGGCTAGGCGGCCATCGGCGTGA
- a CDS encoding DUF4231 domain-containing protein has product MVRWDPTGIDEADFLPEPFQTADKASLDGQRKTLRWYRGLILMLVAAAAVGAVTGPGKVGKTDLAPLVSVAAFVVAGFFWSRLRNSNPQAGWYEARAVAESVKTLAWKYTVRARPFGGPADSAEVDQEYLAQVSDLLQAFEDSGAIPPGAVPEITDGMRELRAAGLMERRMLYLRLRVEGQRTWYLAKAAACESQSVSWGLGTAALMILGGAAAVAEALGALSVQIFGACSAAAAAMIAWTQLKQLRPLVSAYQLAAKELDVVWGKLSTLDLGDQDAEASWAGLAGDAEDAVAREHTSWRARRAFPR; this is encoded by the coding sequence ATGGTGCGATGGGACCCAACCGGGATCGACGAGGCGGATTTCCTGCCGGAGCCGTTCCAGACGGCCGACAAGGCCTCGCTCGACGGGCAGCGCAAGACCCTGCGCTGGTACCGCGGGCTGATCCTGATGCTGGTGGCGGCAGCGGCAGTTGGCGCCGTCACGGGCCCGGGCAAGGTGGGGAAGACCGACCTCGCGCCGCTCGTCTCGGTGGCCGCGTTCGTGGTGGCCGGATTCTTCTGGTCCCGGCTGCGGAACAGTAACCCGCAGGCCGGTTGGTACGAGGCCCGCGCGGTGGCCGAGTCGGTGAAGACGCTGGCCTGGAAGTACACCGTCCGGGCGCGCCCGTTCGGCGGACCGGCGGACTCGGCCGAGGTGGACCAGGAGTATCTGGCCCAAGTCTCCGACTTGCTCCAGGCGTTCGAGGACTCGGGTGCCATCCCGCCCGGCGCGGTACCCGAGATCACCGACGGTATGCGGGAGTTGCGAGCGGCCGGGCTGATGGAGCGGCGGATGCTCTACCTGCGCCTGCGGGTGGAGGGGCAGCGGACGTGGTATCTGGCCAAGGCCGCTGCGTGTGAATCGCAGTCGGTGTCCTGGGGGTTGGGGACAGCGGCGCTGATGATCCTCGGTGGCGCGGCGGCGGTGGCCGAGGCGCTCGGCGCGCTCTCGGTGCAGATCTTCGGCGCCTGCTCGGCCGCGGCGGCCGCGATGATCGCCTGGACGCAGCTCAAGCAGCTGCGTCCACTGGTCTCGGCCTACCAGCTGGCGGCCAAGGAACTCGACGTGGTGTGGGGCAAGTTGTCGACGCTCGACCTGGGTGACCAGGATGCCGAGGCGAGTTGGGCCGGGCTGGCCGGCGACGCGGAGGACGCGGTCGCCCGCGAGCACACCAGCTGGCGCGCTCGACGGGCGTTTCCGCGCTGA
- a CDS encoding DUF397 domain-containing protein, protein MTDVEWRKSSYSSSNGGDCIEVATGIPGLAPVRDSKDPHGPALQFSTAAFAAFLDAVKAGEFETS, encoded by the coding sequence ATGACCGACGTCGAGTGGCGTAAGAGCAGCTACAGCAGCAGCAACGGCGGCGACTGCATCGAGGTGGCCACCGGCATCCCCGGCCTCGCGCCCGTCCGGGACTCCAAGGACCCTCACGGGCCCGCCCTGCAGTTCTCCACCGCCGCCTTCGCCGCGTTCCTCGACGCCGTCAAGGCAGGCGAGTTCGAGACCAGCTGA
- a CDS encoding helix-turn-helix transcriptional regulator encodes MALADLLDPTSSVLAFYATDLRRKREGAGISQRAFAKQALMAPSLLNKIEAGTRLPTKDLSALADSTFGTTDHFQRLWPLVIKYAYPAWFRPYVDLEEAATVIRSFQVQVIPGLLQTEDYARAVFATTRPDRDILEEQVAARLERQHILARDDRPELWVILDELVLRRAHGTDAVMRAQLDALLAAADEPRTVVQVIPFSVRGHAGSEGAFSALTLDEGPGVVYVDGFLQGQILGDPSEFKAAERRYDLLTADALSPSASIDLIATAMKDLR; translated from the coding sequence ATGGCTCTGGCGGACCTTCTTGACCCGACGTCATCCGTTCTGGCGTTCTACGCGACGGACTTGCGACGCAAGCGGGAGGGCGCCGGAATCTCGCAGCGGGCGTTCGCCAAGCAGGCGCTGATGGCGCCGTCACTGCTGAACAAGATCGAGGCGGGGACGCGGCTGCCGACGAAGGACCTGTCGGCGCTCGCGGATTCGACTTTCGGGACCACGGATCACTTCCAGCGCCTGTGGCCGTTGGTGATCAAGTACGCGTATCCGGCGTGGTTCAGGCCGTATGTCGACCTGGAGGAAGCGGCGACGGTAATCCGGTCGTTCCAAGTCCAGGTCATTCCCGGGCTGCTACAGACCGAGGACTACGCGCGGGCGGTGTTCGCCACCACCCGCCCGGACCGAGACATCTTGGAGGAGCAGGTAGCCGCCCGCCTGGAACGGCAGCACATCCTGGCTCGCGACGACCGACCGGAGTTGTGGGTGATCCTCGATGAGCTCGTGCTGCGACGAGCCCACGGAACCGACGCGGTGATGCGGGCGCAGCTGGACGCCCTCCTCGCAGCAGCCGACGAGCCGCGCACGGTGGTCCAGGTGATCCCCTTCAGCGTCAGGGGGCACGCCGGATCGGAGGGCGCGTTCTCCGCTCTCACGCTGGACGAGGGGCCGGGCGTGGTCTACGTCGACGGCTTCCTGCAAGGCCAGATCCTGGGTGATCCTTCGGAGTTCAAGGCAGCCGAGCGTCGATATGATTTGCTCACGGCCGACGCCCTCTCACCCAGTGCGTCGATCGACCTCATCGCCACCGCAATGAAGGACCTGAGATGA
- a CDS encoding MvdC/MvdD family ATP grasp protein, with product MDHQRGSVLVLTNPLDVTADAVLRVLAERRVPVVRLDPGTDLHTGASLTATYRTGDQRGALRTASRELDLMAVRSVWVRRASPYDGPPDLDGHARRFAASQSLWGVGGILASLPGAHYTPVAVPESVARAVSAYLCHFRLTFGAFDFAVTAAGAWYFLECNPNGQWAWQPSEITDRIAHAIADQLQKGPAA from the coding sequence ATGGACCACCAACGCGGGTCGGTGCTGGTGCTGACCAACCCTCTTGACGTGACTGCGGATGCGGTACTGCGCGTGCTCGCCGAGCGTCGTGTTCCCGTGGTCCGACTCGACCCCGGCACCGACCTGCACACGGGTGCCTCGCTGACCGCCACGTATCGTACGGGCGACCAGCGGGGCGCCCTGCGCACCGCGAGCCGGGAACTGGACCTCATGGCGGTTCGCTCGGTGTGGGTCCGCCGGGCCTCTCCCTACGACGGACCGCCCGATCTGGACGGGCACGCGCGGCGGTTCGCTGCCTCTCAATCGCTGTGGGGGGTCGGGGGAATCCTCGCATCCCTTCCTGGGGCGCACTACACGCCGGTGGCGGTGCCGGAGTCGGTCGCACGGGCAGTCTCCGCCTACCTCTGTCACTTCCGGCTGACGTTCGGTGCGTTCGACTTCGCCGTAACCGCAGCCGGCGCCTGGTACTTCCTTGAGTGCAACCCCAATGGCCAATGGGCCTGGCAGCCCAGCGAGATCACCGACCGGATTGCCCACGCCATCGCCGACCAGCTGCAGAAAGGCCCTGCCGCATGA
- the tgmC gene encoding ATP-grasp peptide maturase system methyltransferase gives MSTPEELRTALLVPLIESGTLTDPSWIKAAETIPRELFVGSYFVRAEGSNPTRYRAVHQDAPGWLEGVYTDQTLITQLDGHTRPDDAEDRPVLGDPSSSSTLPSLVLSMWQQLGVGAGHRVLEIGTGTGYSTALGAHRLGDGNLTSIEYDPQVAERAAAAFTAAGYFPRLIVGDGLRGDPAGGGYDRLIATCSVRYLPMAWLHQVKPGGRILVTLSGWSYASGLADLTVTDPGTATGRFLPGYTSFMIARPHDRPPRPTLALLPGDERPSQIDPRIIGTWTGSFVAQLAAPSAERMGDGGTQILSDVATGSQARTTPNPDGGWTVTQRGPLRLWDQVERAVTLWQEAGEPHQEGFGITASAAGQRVWIGDEDGPGWDLPI, from the coding sequence ATGAGTACGCCCGAAGAGCTGCGCACTGCCCTACTGGTCCCGCTCATCGAGAGCGGCACGCTGACCGATCCCTCGTGGATCAAGGCAGCTGAGACGATCCCGCGTGAGCTGTTCGTCGGCTCCTACTTCGTGCGGGCCGAGGGGAGCAACCCGACCCGGTACCGCGCCGTCCACCAGGACGCTCCCGGATGGCTTGAGGGGGTCTACACGGACCAGACGCTCATCACCCAACTGGACGGACACACCCGCCCCGACGACGCGGAAGACCGCCCGGTACTCGGGGACCCGTCGTCGTCGTCCACCCTGCCTTCACTGGTGCTGAGCATGTGGCAGCAACTCGGGGTTGGGGCCGGGCATCGCGTGCTGGAAATCGGCACGGGAACCGGGTACTCCACCGCCCTCGGAGCGCACAGGCTCGGAGACGGGAACCTGACCAGCATTGAATATGACCCGCAGGTGGCCGAGCGGGCTGCCGCTGCCTTCACGGCGGCTGGCTACTTCCCCCGGCTGATCGTCGGTGACGGGCTGCGGGGTGATCCGGCCGGGGGTGGGTACGACCGGCTGATCGCCACCTGTTCGGTCCGCTACCTGCCCATGGCGTGGCTGCACCAGGTGAAGCCCGGCGGCCGAATCCTGGTCACCCTGTCCGGCTGGAGCTACGCGTCCGGGCTCGCGGATCTCACCGTGACCGACCCCGGCACGGCAACAGGCCGATTCCTGCCCGGTTACACCAGTTTCATGATCGCCCGTCCGCATGACCGACCGCCGCGCCCGACCCTGGCTTTGCTGCCCGGCGATGAACGGCCGAGCCAGATTGACCCGCGCATCATCGGCACGTGGACCGGTAGCTTCGTCGCCCAGCTCGCCGCACCTTCGGCCGAACGGATGGGAGACGGTGGGACACAGATCCTCTCCGACGTGGCCACCGGTTCACAGGCTCGCACGACCCCGAACCCCGACGGTGGATGGACCGTGACCCAACGCGGGCCGCTTCGCCTGTGGGACCAGGTGGAAAGGGCGGTAACACTGTGGCAGGAAGCCGGGGAGCCGCACCAGGAGGGATTTGGCATCACGGCATCCGCGGCCGGACAGCGGGTCTGGATTGGTGACGAGGACGGTCCGGGCTGGGACCTGCCGATCTGA
- a CDS encoding VOC family protein, with amino-acid sequence MSGIARLSMVDIDCTDPLALAAFYSGLLGWEVGPLSRADYAMIINPVSGGAPIGFGQIEGHQPAPWPDPNGSKQFHLCFSVDDLAEATARAIELGASKPEFQPNEKYAVLLDPAGHPFCIGVAA; translated from the coding sequence ATGTCCGGTATCGCCAGACTGTCCATGGTCGACATCGACTGCACCGACCCGCTGGCGCTCGCCGCGTTCTACAGCGGGCTGCTCGGGTGGGAGGTCGGCCCGCTGAGTCGGGCCGACTACGCCATGATCATCAACCCGGTCTCAGGCGGAGCGCCGATCGGCTTCGGGCAGATCGAGGGCCACCAGCCGGCGCCGTGGCCCGATCCCAACGGCAGCAAGCAGTTCCACCTGTGCTTCTCCGTGGACGACCTGGCGGAGGCCACCGCCCGGGCGATCGAACTCGGCGCCAGCAAGCCCGAGTTCCAGCCGAACGAGAAGTATGCGGTGCTGCTCGACCCTGCCGGCCACCCGTTCTGCATCGGCGTCGCGGCCTGA
- a CDS encoding VOC family protein, whose translation MVTIDCADPVALAAFYSDLTGWEIGHSQAEYAMITNPVEGGAPIGFGQVEGYQPAPWPNPNGSKQFHLDFYVDDRAKAAERAIELGASKPEFQPSETWTVMIDPAGHPFCLCTKS comes from the coding sequence ATGGTCACCATTGACTGCGCCGACCCGGTCGCGCTCGCCGCGTTCTACAGCGACCTCACCGGGTGGGAGATCGGCCACAGCCAGGCCGAGTACGCGATGATCACCAATCCGGTGGAGGGCGGGGCGCCGATCGGCTTCGGCCAGGTCGAGGGCTACCAGCCGGCGCCATGGCCCAACCCCAACGGCAGCAAGCAGTTCCACCTCGACTTCTACGTGGACGACCGCGCGAAGGCAGCCGAGCGGGCCATCGAACTCGGCGCCAGCAAACCGGAGTTCCAGCCGAGCGAGACGTGGACGGTGATGATCGACCCGGCGGGCCACCCGTTCTGCCTCTGCACCAAGTCCTGA
- a CDS encoding ATP-binding protein — MTVRPAPDPTGEMHWPLTTKEGWRAFVDESPDSPPVIGPGTIALSPAELLSYEEARIDYHSRLVIVATPTIRQVVTSGRKRIVLNRHQVSARRGLIVTGSSGTGKTTAITQLGKNHEQLTRRRIPTAASALPVVYVTVPPAATPKMLAGEFARFLGIPLHHKMNQIEITNAVCDLLGTLSTTLVLVDEIHNLNLATRSGAEASDQLKYLSERIPATFVLAGIDVESSGLFLGTRGQQIAGRYSVIRSHRFGYQNRTDREQWQALVATLEGALRLHNHPVGTLLAMDDYLHQRTSGLIGSLSHLVREAAVDAVTTGTERITKAMLDEVDLDLSAHQPQPEPPRKKRVHKVRSAA, encoded by the coding sequence GTGACCGTCCGACCCGCGCCAGACCCAACTGGCGAGATGCACTGGCCTCTCACGACCAAGGAGGGCTGGAGAGCATTCGTAGATGAGAGCCCAGATTCGCCGCCAGTCATCGGCCCTGGAACGATCGCGCTGTCACCGGCCGAGCTACTGTCATACGAGGAGGCTCGGATCGATTACCACTCCCGCCTGGTTATCGTCGCCACCCCCACGATCCGACAGGTTGTCACCTCTGGGCGGAAGCGCATCGTCCTCAACCGACACCAGGTGTCCGCACGCAGAGGGCTGATCGTCACTGGCTCATCTGGGACAGGGAAGACCACGGCCATCACCCAGCTGGGAAAGAACCATGAACAGCTGACCAGGCGCCGGATTCCGACCGCCGCAAGTGCACTGCCAGTCGTCTACGTCACCGTCCCTCCGGCTGCGACCCCGAAGATGCTCGCCGGCGAGTTCGCACGCTTCCTCGGGATCCCGCTGCACCACAAGATGAACCAGATCGAGATCACCAACGCCGTCTGCGACCTGCTTGGCACACTCAGCACCACTCTGGTCCTGGTGGACGAGATCCACAATCTCAACCTTGCCACCAGGTCAGGCGCGGAAGCCTCCGACCAGCTGAAGTACCTCTCCGAGCGGATTCCCGCCACCTTCGTTCTGGCTGGGATCGACGTCGAGTCCAGCGGCTTGTTCCTCGGTACCCGCGGCCAGCAGATCGCCGGCCGGTACTCCGTAATCCGCTCCCACCGCTTCGGCTACCAGAACCGAACCGACCGGGAGCAATGGCAGGCACTGGTCGCCACCTTGGAAGGCGCCCTACGGTTGCACAACCACCCGGTTGGCACCCTGCTTGCGATGGACGACTACCTCCATCAACGGACCAGCGGGCTGATCGGCAGTCTTTCCCACCTCGTCCGCGAGGCTGCGGTCGACGCCGTCACGACGGGCACCGAGAGAATCACGAAGGCCATGCTCGACGAGGTCGACCTGGACCTGTCGGCTCATCAGCCCCAGCCCGAGCCGCCGCGTAAGAAGCGCGTCCACAAGGTCCGGTCGGCCGCCTGA